The proteins below come from a single Candidatus Eremiobacterota bacterium genomic window:
- the uvrA gene encoding excinuclease ABC subunit UvrA → MTKSPSQPHSDGFVEVRGARQNNLKGIDVTMPRNAFVVFTGISGSGKSSLAFGTIFAEAQRRYFESIAPYARRLIAQLPAPRVTEILGLPPAVALQQRRGEPTARSSVGTLTTLSNSLRMLFSRAGTYPEGAAGRLDSDAFSPNTHAGACPDCHGIGIVHTVSESSLVPDPNLSIREKAIASWPGAWQGKNYRDILATLGYDIDRPWKDLPRKDRDWILFTEEKPVVTVFAEREAHRIHRPYQGTYMSAASYVKHTFGTTSSAALRRRAESFMDKAPCARCRGKRLRSEALAVRFAGYDIAELYHAPLSRLKEILAGADELKSSQKAEVARLIVDDLVERIELLSRLGLDYLSMDRATPTLSAGELQRLRLATQLKSGLFGVVYVLDEPSAGLHPADCEALLETLGRLKDSGNSLFVIEHEMDLVRAADWIVDIGPGAGEGGGAMLYSGPVAGLAAAQQSVTRKYLFKDQANRVARRRETRSPSGWMTLSGVTMHNLIEVEARFPRAVLTVVTGVSGSGKSTLVSQVLADSVREKLGQISREEDDEASSSALKDQGEDDIAALDEAIRGVLLEGAEALSRLVVVDQKPIGRTPRSNLATYTGLFDFVRKAFAATAEARSRGFTASRFSFNVAGGRCTACEGEGFVSVELMFLPSVYAPCATCQGRRYNEETLAVTYRGLTVAQVLDMTVDSASEFFTEIPSVVRALSTLRQVGLGYLRLGQPATELSGGEAQRIRLAAELQREQRGDTLYILDEPTAGLHPADVEKLMSQLHGLVDAGNTVIVVEHDMEVISCADWIVDLGPGAGSEGGRIVASGTPAEVAKAGGSRTAHYLSRRL, encoded by the coding sequence GTGACAAAATCACCATCCCAGCCTCATTCTGACGGCTTTGTCGAGGTGCGCGGCGCCCGGCAGAACAACCTCAAGGGCATCGATGTGACCATGCCGCGCAATGCTTTCGTGGTGTTCACCGGCATATCGGGCTCAGGCAAGTCTTCGCTGGCTTTCGGCACTATTTTTGCCGAGGCGCAGAGGCGTTATTTTGAATCCATTGCACCTTATGCGAGGCGGCTCATCGCCCAGCTTCCCGCTCCAAGGGTCACTGAAATCCTTGGACTTCCTCCGGCAGTAGCTCTGCAGCAGCGGCGCGGTGAGCCGACGGCGCGCTCTTCCGTGGGCACGCTCACCACTCTCTCAAATTCGCTGCGCATGCTTTTTTCGCGCGCCGGCACGTATCCGGAAGGGGCAGCGGGCAGGCTCGATTCAGATGCTTTTTCACCCAATACCCATGCCGGAGCCTGTCCCGACTGCCATGGCATAGGCATTGTGCACACGGTGAGCGAGAGCTCGCTGGTGCCCGATCCGAACCTCTCGATCCGCGAAAAGGCGATAGCCTCCTGGCCGGGCGCATGGCAGGGCAAAAACTACCGCGATATCCTCGCAACCCTTGGCTACGACATCGACAGGCCCTGGAAAGACCTGCCCCGGAAAGACCGGGACTGGATTCTCTTTACCGAGGAAAAGCCGGTGGTCACCGTTTTTGCCGAGCGAGAAGCGCACCGCATTCACCGGCCTTACCAGGGTACCTATATGAGCGCCGCCAGTTATGTCAAGCATACATTCGGCACTACCAGCAGCGCGGCTCTCCGCAGGCGCGCCGAAAGCTTCATGGACAAGGCGCCCTGTGCAAGGTGCCGGGGCAAGCGCCTGAGAAGCGAGGCGCTTGCCGTGCGCTTTGCCGGCTATGATATCGCCGAGCTTTATCATGCGCCTCTCTCCCGCCTGAAAGAGATCCTCGCTGGCGCAGATGAGCTCAAATCCTCGCAAAAGGCGGAAGTGGCAAGGCTGATAGTCGATGACCTGGTCGAGCGCATTGAGCTGCTCAGCCGTCTCGGGCTCGATTACCTGTCGATGGACAGGGCCACTCCCACCCTCTCGGCTGGTGAGCTGCAGAGACTGAGGCTTGCCACTCAGCTTAAATCCGGCCTGTTCGGCGTGGTCTATGTCCTGGACGAGCCTTCTGCAGGCCTCCATCCAGCCGATTGCGAGGCTTTGCTCGAGACGCTCGGGAGGCTGAAAGACTCGGGCAACTCGCTATTTGTAATCGAGCATGAAATGGACCTGGTGCGGGCCGCCGACTGGATTGTCGATATCGGGCCAGGCGCAGGAGAGGGCGGGGGCGCCATGCTCTACAGCGGCCCGGTCGCCGGTCTTGCGGCGGCTCAGCAGTCGGTGACAAGAAAGTATTTGTTCAAAGACCAGGCGAATAGAGTCGCGAGGCGCCGTGAAACTCGCTCGCCATCGGGCTGGATGACTTTAAGCGGAGTGACCATGCACAATCTGATAGAGGTGGAAGCAAGATTTCCGCGTGCGGTGCTCACTGTGGTCACCGGTGTCTCCGGCTCGGGCAAGTCCACCCTGGTCTCCCAGGTGCTGGCCGACAGCGTCCGTGAAAAACTTGGGCAGATCAGCCGGGAGGAAGATGATGAAGCCTCTTCCTCTGCCCTGAAAGACCAGGGTGAGGACGATATCGCCGCTCTGGATGAAGCGATCCGCGGAGTCCTGCTGGAAGGGGCGGAGGCGTTAAGCCGCCTGGTTGTCGTTGATCAGAAGCCGATAGGCAGAACGCCGCGCTCCAATCTTGCCACCTATACAGGGCTTTTCGACTTCGTGCGCAAAGCCTTTGCCGCCACCGCCGAAGCCAGATCGCGCGGTTTCACCGCCAGCCGCTTTTCTTTCAATGTGGCGGGAGGACGCTGCACCGCATGCGAGGGCGAAGGCTTTGTCTCAGTGGAGCTGATGTTCCTGCCGAGTGTCTATGCTCCGTGCGCTACCTGCCAGGGCAGACGCTACAACGAAGAAACCCTGGCAGTCACCTATCGCGGTCTCACTGTCGCCCAGGTTCTGGATATGACCGTGGACAGCGCCAGCGAGTTTTTTACTGAAATCCCTTCAGTGGTAAGGGCGCTCAGCACCCTGCGCCAGGTGGGGCTTGGCTATCTCAGGCTCGGGCAGCCTGCCACCGAGCTTTCCGGCGGCGAGGCGCAGCGTATCAGGCTGGCTGCCGAGCTTCAGCGCGAACAGCGCGGCGACACGCTTTATATCCTCGATGAGCCCACTGCCGGCCTGCATCCTGCCGATGTCGAGAAGCTTATGAGCCAGCTGCACGGTCTTGTCGATGCCGGCAACACCGTGATTGTCGTTGAGCACGACATGGAGGTGATTTCCTGTGCCGACTGGATAGTGGACCTTGGTCCCGGGGCCGGCAGCGAAGGCGGGCGCATAGTCGCCTCGGGAACCCCCGCTGAAGTGGCGAAAGCCGGGGGCAGCCGCACGGCGCATTATCTCTCCAGGCGCCTGTGA